From a single Sander vitreus isolate 19-12246 chromosome 4, sanVit1, whole genome shotgun sequence genomic region:
- the LOC144516346 gene encoding transcriptional repressor scratch 1-like — MPRSFLVKQPKVHDFSSSNYYHQQQQHWDDSYTVTHAITESATNLAVRLSENGYIHDYIIPSVLQSTKEPGHEQDGLSSMPLYSPGGSGGEEFTDHDMEHPDSPVSSGTVESDSSSPELEACGINTFLISDGRSHRRPNQRCPRKGSSQSDSSEGVGSADCSPTKEKSKGRHMCSECGKSYATSSNLSRHKQTHRSLDSQQARKCPTCHKVYVSMPALAMHMLTHDLKHECTVCGKAFSRPWLLQGHMRSHTGEKPFACAHCGKAFADRSNLRAHMQTHSAFKHYSCKRCHKSFALKSYLNKHYESACFKGHQPEDDSSSED; from the exons ATGCCACGTTCCTTTTTGGTGAAGCAGCCGAAGGTTCACGATTTCTCATCTTCTAACTACtaccatcagcagcagcagcactgggaCGACTCTTACACTGTGACACATGCCATCACAGAGTCTGCGACCAACTTGGCGGTGCGTTTGAGTGAAAATG GCTACATCCACGATTACATCATCCCCTCAGTGTTGCAGAGCACAAAGGAGCCAGGTCATGAGCAGGACGGGCTCTCCTCAATGCCCCTGTACTCCCCAGGTGGCAGCGGCGGGGAAGAGTTCACCGACCACGACATGGAGCATCCGGACAGTCCCGTTTCTAGTGGCACAGTCGAGTCAGACAGTAGCAGCCCTGAGTTGGAGGCGTGCGGCATCAACACCTTCCTCATCTCTGACGGCCGCTCCCACCGTAGGCCAAACCAGAGGTGTCCGCGCAAGGGAAGCAGCCAATCGGACAGCAGTGAGGGTGTCGGCTCGGCAGACTGCAGCCCCACCAAAGAGAAATCCAAAGGGCGCCACATGTGCAGCGAGTGTGGCAAGTCTTACGCCACGTCTTCCAATCTgagcagacacaaacagacgcaCCGCAGTCTGGACAGCCAACAGGCAAGGAAGTGTCCCACCTGCCACAAGGTGTATGTGTCCATGCCAGCACTGGCCATGCACATGTTGACCCATGACCTGAAGCACGAGTGCACGGTGTGTGGCAAAGCCTTCAGTCGACCCTGGCTCCTGCAGGGTCACATGAGGTCCCACACCGGGGAGAAACCGTTCGCCTGTGCCCACTGTGGCAAAGCCTTCGCTGACCGCTCCAACCTGCGCGCCCACATGCAGACGCACTCGGCCTTCAAGCACTACTCCTGCAAACGCTGCCACAAAAGCTTTGCACTCAAGTCATACTTGAACAAGCACTACGAGTCAGCCTGCTTCAAAGGGCACCAACCAGAGGACGACAGCAGCTCTGAGGACTGA